A region of the Stieleria neptunia genome:
ATGGATCACTTCATCCGACGAAACCATCGCAAGCGAAGGCAATCGGAGGTGGACAAACTGCTTCGACGTCACGGGATCACTCACCCCTCCCCGTCTCCATGACCGCCCGCCCGTTCGCCCTGATCGAGTTGCTGCTCGCACATTCGGTACCGTTGGTCATCATCGGAGGACACGTTTCATTGCGTCTGTTGCGCAAAATGAAGCAAGCGTCGGGACGTGGCAAAGATTTGATGGACCTTGAAAACCTGCCGACGGAAGCGACATGACCGAGACGCTCAGCCATGATCGTCACGAATCCGCCACCCGGCAGGCGACCGAGCAACTCGCCGCGCGGCTTCAGATGCCGGTCTCCGAAGACCTGTCCAAGCTGCAGCCCTCGGAGATCTTCTTGAGTCGCATTCCGATCGCGCATGCCCGCGAGCATGGCGTGATGGGGTTTCGCGGCAAGCAGGACGACGACGTCTGGTTGGCGATCGACTCGATGGCCGGTTACGAACACTTAGATATCATCGCCCGCGCGCTCGCTCAACGACCCGAAGGCGGGCTCCGGCCAATGCGTGTGCGCCCGTTGCCGGCGACGACCACCGCCATCGCGCGCGCGATCAACGCAGCCTACTCCGGTCAATCCAGTCGAACGCAGAGTGTGATCGATTCGCTCGATCGTGACGAACTGTTGGGCCAGTTGGCCGGCTTGGGGCCCAAGGAAGACCTGCTGGATACCGAAGGCCGGGCGCCGATCATCCGCCTGGTCAATCACATCCTGTTTGATGCGGTCAAATCGGGCGCGTCGGACGTCCACATCCAACCGTACGAAGACCGGTTGATGGTGCGGAAACGAATCGACGGTGTCCTGTTTGATACGTTTGAAATCCCCAAAACCGTCCAAGAAGAGGTGCTGTCTCGGATCAAGGTCCTGGGCAAAATGAACATCGCCGAGAAACGTTTGCCGCAGGACGGGCGCGCGACGGTGCAGCTCGGTGATCGCACGGTCGACTTGCGGATCGCGTCGCTGCCGACCAGCCACAACGAACGCATCGTGATCCGGTTGTTGGACAAGAGCGCGCGGCTGTACACGCTGGCTGAACTCGGCATGCCGGCCCACGATTTCGGCCGCTTCGCATCGCTGATCGCTCGCGATCACGGGCTGATCTTGGTCACCGGGCCGACCGGCAGCGGCAAAAGCACGACGCTCTATGGCGCATTGCAGGAACTCGACAGCGAAGAATTGAATATCCTGACGCTGGAAGACCCGATCGAGTATCAGTTGGACGGGATCAGCCAAACCCAGATCAATGAGAAAAAGGGGATGACGTTCGCCTCGGGCATGCGGAGCGTGCTGCGGCAAGACCCCGACATCATCATGGTCGGCGAGATCCGCGATGCCGAAACCGCGATCAT
Encoded here:
- a CDS encoding GspE/PulE family protein, giving the protein MTETLSHDRHESATRQATEQLAARLQMPVSEDLSKLQPSEIFLSRIPIAHAREHGVMGFRGKQDDDVWLAIDSMAGYEHLDIIARALAQRPEGGLRPMRVRPLPATTTAIARAINAAYSGQSSRTQSVIDSLDRDELLGQLAGLGPKEDLLDTEGRAPIIRLVNHILFDAVKSGASDVHIQPYEDRLMVRKRIDGVLFDTFEIPKTVQEEVLSRIKVLGKMNIAEKRLPQDGRATVQLGDRTVDLRIASLPTSHNERIVIRLLDKSARLYTLAELGMPAHDFGRFASLIARDHGLILVTGPTGSGKSTTLYGALQELDSEELNILTLEDPIEYQLDGISQTQINEKKGMTFASGMRSVLRQDPDIIMVGEIRDAETAIMAIQASLTGHLVFSTLHTNDAASAVTRLLDLGIEPYLVSSSLVASLAQRLVRKLCVDCKRPRRSGEALPDVPVSLLESHGLAQSDLVGVFEPVGCDACRGTGFRGRVGLFELLVIDDACRELVQSRANASAIRAAGLQSGMHLLSMDGLLKVHQGITTLDEVLRVTTL